A part of Drosophila bipectinata strain 14024-0381.07 chromosome 3L, DbipHiC1v2, whole genome shotgun sequence genomic DNA contains:
- the skd gene encoding mediator of RNA polymerase II transcription subunit 13 isoform X1, with the protein MTHQNHQTNGASLEDCHTNFYALTDLCGIKWKKFVKGERPNASSDPLTDPILRSYSRCIQADMLCVWRRVQSTKQDNTDQNALCFEITTSTKVHPPLSLAAAKELWIFWYGEEPDLSQLVDAELIREAANQALWNGTWKGALTYECRSLLFKALHNLMERFVLTKDIVRFGKWFVQPCTSSDRLFGRSSQHLSFSFTFFVHGDTVCASIDLREHPAVRPLTKEHLAEAAAAFAAASAPPGSGSATAPGAAGGAAGPNPPSQDPNGMEDSSEGGGAAKATPPAHPRKVMLAPFGIAAILTGNSYKANDPMAEKILEDWASFFPLCNKDNTDLPPVVEVVSGGHKMYHPTNYVLVTDLDDMEHMEHMAEMQKMQMHNAAGHGGSEAAALAHSLSCPPVAGAAAPVAGTAPGTAVPVGPASASAGKEASRKTAPQAVSALERLSFQPYYDQRPTSGFTFNTNNTHIPATAAVEMPERTWQDCIMNTLHVDAAAAAASARSGAGSDATATGEEEDNKQQIQQQLQQQQQQQQRHKLWNFVDPMQKAPCTCTNAQCSSHHNNNNNSSSSSNNNNNIKRQQQPLGSPALRTAVANVSGNKSSSYQQHYHQQQHQHLHQQLQQRPGTPVSMAAVAAATSSHHSSSSSSSLSNTSTSSSSASAMRRHNVPFHKRLSATSATATATFRPKTNNNNNNNNNTTTDTNIPKQRHLGNTPHGTPHGGASTYSRNSLGGDSSMPVASVESPATPAPSPHPNSAHSQPTSVPPPEQMLNMSPNAPTSVSNLQQPPTPIDHLLDKNTPAPTPTDQHDSKSITASPYVHQTPSVEPPSYTDHASGGGTAGSGSGGGAAGTGPGSVPAQQPATPTVGGGAAAVPSAGAGSASGGAGGVGTISVKKLEMQQKQQQPPLSAAMAIKQEPGLAAERGVGGASGGGTSSTAEAIQNLLSLYKPPQLTLKDEDSYYDEDWLKELYNFQVQENWDYLPVKRPKLEDSNKQRRPRYAKDLYEGHTHVKPLMPSPGSVYGSQLLSLEVQSNSAGGGAGSGTGGSSGGLVGIANSNANGSDAENESGNSFFQGLDIKTEPGLHSPTKTSSGGGGGSGGGGSGGNLFTAEGLNPSLNDLEQLFETSSNDECSSVQIHTPPDSNNPSNGGCSTVTNTIDELKRSTAISTNALVAAAAAAAAGNIQAEDLTKMFPTPPSHEQQHPNSSPCQTDVVMTDLSVDTSTSCISSSACITSSNTTIVSNSNVTINSTTTTSSIILAAIQAPVAVVNVNVTKLVKQEYNLELGSPVEEAIDNWNYVYRPPQQEKFVGASKYAPLTNLPSQALPPLNIPAGCFYQPTWSSHKSRAATLAKAAAAQKQQHQKHQALQQRIQLHQQKLQQHQHQNHQQQQQQQQKHQHQQLHELLSAAPRTPMTPTVPQPLSSGGSQLLLNQLNCPQAPPGSSMQQMMRAGMSPISPGPGVVPFPRSSPMMRQTPTHPPPPYPYELAVASPATSTSSYLNRPLHSHEHQGMGGGGMGAAGMGAPGGGMSMMPYTGDAGISSGNSAAAVASSLLQELPEVNSVLVNILLYDTALNVFRDHNFDSSSVCVCNADTQKIGNIRGADSGVYVPLPGASFNPFPAGGGQRLLNGPAASFGGLRMISAFGGSPASASMPGAGSGHGHGPNGGSNSSSCTPPSSNPHITGYVDDDPVDCTCGFSAVVNRRLSHRAGLFYEDEVEITGIADDPGRNKQPTLLSIIQSLCRKNQIKQAPGETSSALDKAGSGGGAGATAGQLEHLAHAIFDLLLDQCSIIQTSSSSVHRALQSHRRRMSRHRRIFGTNGAPTASRASIANVLEFIDAHDVVSLALEQARLAFENNMNNMDFHGNGSSTFQAFHAPPPALRHKLAGIGGGRLTVHKWPYLPVGFTRSNKEIVRTMNAIQPMLQSAFHCKSRGGAAGSKDASSYNTVSGPLTWRQFHRLAGRASGQCEPQPIPSVIVGYEKDWISVAPHSIHYWDKFLLEPYSYARDVVYVVVCPDNDHVANSTRTYFRELSSTYEMCKLGRHTPIRGWDGILQVGAARNAAAADRETTPLDEWLRTLEHAALAEQIRRYAVAFIHQLAPYLSRVPNDKTLLNPPDGTGNSGNTKGGSSSTPNLSTATGLPGGDLSTDNIKLEPGTEPAPVEANVEVKQEPGTGKPGAAGADTKPALILGDPLGVGETLEDINPPAIVLYVVNPFTFGSDSCELERLALIALLRCYAELLKAVPDSVRSQMNIQIISLESVMELGPCGNRKRFSDEIKCLALNIFSQCRRHLVHAQSVKSLTGFGTAANMEAFLKTKDEPNRRAYKMYTAPFVLAPMHERNDKTDFSRSAGSMHGQNEHRYSVMYCNYCLSEDQAWLLATATDERGELLEKICINIDVPNRARRRKAPARYVALKKLMDFIMGLISQTSQMWRLVIGRIGRIGHSELKSWSYLLSKQQLQKASKQFKDMCKQCTLMYPPTILSACLVTLEPDAKLRVMPDQFTPDERFSQISMQNPLSTPQDVTCTHILVFPTSAVCAPFTRQFQNEPPVEDDFPNFEEDDNEDFCEADMNDLFWDSHLDKTSNHGSPGRMDDNRSWQSAGGNNFKCTPPQEVEEVGSLNQQPISVGYMVSTAPTGRMPAWFWSACPHLEDVCPVFLKTALHLHVPSIQTTDDILNSTNAHQSANDHPLDSILTADVLRFVLEGYNALSWLALDSNTHDRLSCLPINVQTLMDLYYLTAAIA; encoded by the exons ATTTGTCCTGACCAAGGATATTGTGCGATTTGGGAAGTGGTTTGTGCAGCCCTGCACTTCCAGCGATCGTCTTTTTGGAAGAAG CTCCCAGCATTTGTCGTTCTCATTCACGTTCTTTGTGCATGGGGACACCGTTTGTGCCTCCATCGATCTGCGAGAGCATCCCGCCGTGCGGCCGCTGACGAAGGAGCACCTGGCCGAGGCGGCGGCCGCCTTTGCTGCCGCCAGTGCCCCACCCGGATCGGGATCAGCCACCGCGCCAGGGGCAGCGGGTGGGGCGGCGGGTCCTAATCCACCCAGTCAAGACCCCAATGGAATGGAGGATTCGAGCGAGGGTGGTGGAGCTGCCAAGGCCACGCCACCGGCGCATCCGCGCAAGGTGATGTTAGCCCCGTTCGGAATCGCAGCCATTCTCACTGGCAACAGCTACAAGGCCAACGATCCTATGGCCGAGAAGATCCTCGAGGACTGGGCCTCGTTTTTTCCGCTGTGCAATAAGGACAACACGGACTTGCCTCCCGTCGTGGAGGTGGTGTCGG GTGGTCATAAGATGTATCATCCTACGAACTACGTACTAGTCACCGACCTGGACGACATGGAGCACATGGAACACATGGCCGAGATGCAGAAAATGCAGATGCATAACGCCGCTGGCCATGGTGGCTCCGAAGCAGCCGCTCTGGCTCACTCACTCTCCTGCCCACCAGTTGCCGGAGCAGCGGCTCCTGTTGCCGGCACGGCACCTGGTACGGCAGTGCCAGTGGGTCCTGCATCTGCCTCTGCCGGCAAGGAGGCATCCCGCAAGACGGCGCCCCAAGCGGTCAGCGCTCTGGAACGTCTCTCCTTCCAACCCTACTACGATCAACGGCCCACCTCGGGCTTCACCTTCAACACCAACAATACTCACATCCCGGCAACGGCGGCGGTGGAAATGCCGGAACGCACCTGGCAGGATTGCATCATGAATACCCTGCATGTGGATGCGGCTGCTGCGGCAGCATCGGCACGATCAGGAGCTGGATCAGATGCCACAGCCACgggcgaggaggaggacaaCAAGCAACAGATCCAGCAGCAActccaacagcagcaacagcagcagcagcgccacAAGCTCTGGAACTTTGTGGATCCCATGCAGAAGGCGCCCTGTACATGCACCAA CGCCCAATGCAGCAGCcatcacaacaacaacaacaacagtagcagcagcagcaacaacaacaacaacattaagAGGCAACAACAACCGCTGGGTTCACCAGCTCTCAGAACAGCTGTGGCCAATGTTAGTGGCAATAAGTCATCATCCTACCAGCAACAttaccaccaacaacaacaccaacacctccaccagcaactgcaacagcgaCCGGGAACACCTGTGTCGAtggcagcagtagcagcagccaCATCATCGCATCattccagttccagttccagttcccTGAGCAACACTTCCACTTCAAGCTCTTCCGCGTCAGCTATGCGGCGTCACAATGTGCCGTTCCACAAGCGTTTGTCTGCAACAtcggcaactgcaacagcaacatttAGACCCAAaaccaacaataacaacaacaacaacaacaacactacAACAGACACCAATATACCAAAACAAAG ACATCTGGGAAATACACCTCACGGAACGCCACATGGTGGAGCTTCGACGTATTCTCGGAATTCCCTGGGCGGTGACTCCTCGATGCCAGTGGCCTCCGTGGAGTCGCCGGCCACACCGGCACCCTCGCCGCATCCGAACTCGGCGCACTCGCAACCGACCTCGGTGCCACCTCCGGAGCAA ATGCTCAACATGAGTCCAAATGCACCCACTTCTGTTTCGAATCTGCAGCAGCCACCGACGCCCATCGACCACCTGCTGGACAAGAACACCCCGGCGCCCACGCCCACGGACCAGCACGACAGCAAGAGCATCACCGCCTCGCCCTACGTGCACCAGACGCCCAGCGTGGAGCCGCCCTCCTACACGGACCACGCGTCAGGTGGCGGAACCGCAGGAAGTGGGTCAGGCGGAGGGGCAGCTGGTACAGGACCCGGCAGTGTGCCTGCCCAGCAGCCGGCTACACCGACAGTAGGGGGCGGAGCAGCTGCAGTTCCATCGGCGGGTGCTGGATCAGCGTCCGGTGGGGCAGGAGGTGTGGGCACCATCAGCGTGAAGAAGCTGGAGatgcagcagaagcagcaacagccgcCTCTGTCGGCGGCGATGGCCATCAAACAGGAGCCGGGATTGGCGGCGGAGCGAGGCGTCGGAGGGGCTAGTGGAGGCGGTACCAGCTCCACCGCGGAAGCCATCCAGAACTTGCTGAGCCTGTACAAGCCGCCGCAGCTGACGCTCAAGGACGAGGACAGCTACTACGACGAGGACTGGCTGAAGGAGCTCTACAACTTTCAGGTCCAGGAGAACTG GGACTACCTGCCCGTGAAGCGTCCAAAGCTGGAGGATTCCAACAAGCAGCGCCGGCCGCGGTATGCCAAGGACCTGTACGAGGGGCATACCCACGTGAAGCCGCTGATGCCTTCGCCCGGATCCGTGTATGGCTCCCAGTTGCTCTCCCTGGAAGTCCAATCCAATTCGGCGGGAGGAGGAGCAGGCAGTGGGACCGGTGGTTCCAGTGGCGGGTTGGTGGGAATCGCCAACAGCAATGCCAACGGAAGTGATGCCGAAAACGAGAGCGGGAACAGCTTTTTTCAAGGGCTGGACATCAAGACGGAGCCAGGACTCCATTCGCCCACGAAAACGTCCAGCGGCGGAGGAGGCGGCAGTGGCGGCGGTGGGAGTGGCGGCAACTTGTTCACGGCCGAGGGCCTGAACCCGTCGCTGAACGACCTGGAGCAGCTGTTCGAGACGAGTTCGAACGACGAGTGCAGCAGCGTCCAGATCCATACGCCGCCGGACTCCAACAATCCCTCCAACGGGGGCTGCAGCACGGTCACGAATACGATCGATGAACTGAAGCGGAGCACGGCGATCTCGACGAACGCCCTGGTGGCAGCGGCGGCTGCGGCCGCGGCGGGCAACATCCAGGCGGAGGACCTCACCAAGATGTTTCCGACGCCGCCGTCCCACGAGCAACAGCACCCCAACTCCAGTCCCTGCCAAACGGATGTGGTGATGACGGATCTCAGCGTGGACACGAGCACCAGCTGCATCAGCAGCAGTGCCTGCATAACCAGTAGCAACACCACCATTGTCAGCAACAGCAATGTCACCATCaactccaccaccaccaccagcagtaTTATCCTGGCGGCCATCCAAGCGCCCGTCGCGGTGGTGAACGTCAATGTCACCAAGCTGGTGAAGCAAGAGTACAACCTGGAGCTGGGCAGTCCCGTGGAAGAGGCTATCGATAACTGGAACTACGTCTACCGGCCGCCCCAGCAGGAGAAGTTCGTTGGCGCCTCCAAGTATGCTCCTTTAACGAACCTGCCCAGCCAAGCCCTTCCGCCTCTGAACATACCAGCGGGATGCTTCTACCAGCCCACCTGGAGCAGTCACAAGTCCAGGGCAGCGACCTTGGCCAAGGCGGCGGCGgcgcagaagcagcagcaccagAAACATCAGGCCCTCCAGCAACGCATCCAGCTGCATCAGCAGAAGctccagcagcaccagcaccagaaccaccaacagcagcagcaacagcagcagaagcaccagcaccagcagctgCACGAACTACTGTCGGCGGCTCCGAGGACTCCGATGACGCCCACGGTGCCCCAGCCCCTGAGCAGCGGTGGCAGCCAGCTGCTGCTCAACCAGCTGAACTGCCCGCAGGCGCCGCCCGGCAGCTCCATGCAGCAGATGATGCGGGCGGGCATGTCGCCAATTTCCCCGGGACCCGGCGTGGTGCCCTTCCCCCGCAGCAGTCCGATGATGCGACAGACGCCCACACACCCGCCGCCTCCATATCCCTACGAACTGGCGGTGGCCAGTCCCGCCACCTCCACGTCCTCGTACTTGAATCGTCCCCTCCACTCCCATGAGCACCAGGGCATGGGCGGTGGCGGAATGGGAGCCGCCGGAATGGGCGCCCCAGGTGGTGGCATGAGCATGATGCCTTATACTGGCGATGCTGGCATTTCCAGTGGCAACTCAGCCGCGGCCGTGGCCTCCAGCCTGCTCCAGGAGCTGCCCGAGGTGAACTCCGTGCTGGTGAACATCCTGCTCTACGACACCGCGTTGAACGTCTTCCGGGATCACAATTTCGACAGcagcagtgtgtgtgtgtgcaatgCGGATACGCAGAAGATTGGCAACATCCGGGGCGCAGATTCGGGTGTCTATGTTCCCCTGCCCGGCGCCAGCTTTAATCCGTTTCCGGCGGGCGGAGGACAGCGCCTCCTCAATGGTCCGGCTGCCTCGTTTGGCGGCCTGCGGATGATCAGTGCCTTTGGAGGCTCACCCGCCTCCGCTTCGATGCCCGGAGCTGGCTCCGGACACGGTCACGGGCCGAACGGTGGCTCGAATTCGTCCTCCTGCACGCCGCCCAGCAGCAATCCCCACATCACCGGCTACGTGGACGACGATCCCGTCGACTGCACCTGTGGCTTCAGTGCGGTGGTCAACCGGAGGCTCTCGCACCGAGCCGGCTTGTTCTACGAGGATGAGGTGGAGATCACGGGCATAGCCGATGACCCGGGACGGAACAAGCAGCCCACCCTGCTCAGTATCATCCAAAGCCTGTGCCGGAAGAATCAAATCAAACAGGCGCCGGGAGAAACGAGCTCTGCCCTGGACAAGGCAGGATCGGGCGGAGGAGCTGGGGCCACGGCCGGACAACTGGAGCACCTGGCCCACGCCATCTTCGACCTGCTGCTGGACCAGTGCTCGATTATCCAGACGTCGAGCAGCTCGGTGCACCGTGCCCTGCAGTCCCATCGCCGACGGATGTCCCGGCACAGGAGGATCTTCGGCACGAATGGAGCACCCACCGCCTCGAGGGCGTCGATAGCCAACGTCCTGGAGTTCATAGACGCCCATGACGTGGTTAGCCTGGCGCTAGAGCAGGCACGACTGGCGTTCGAGAACAACATGAACAACATGGACTTCCACGGCAACGGGAGCAGCACATTCCAGGCATTCCACGCCCCACCGCCCGCCCTACGCCACAAGCTGGCGGGGATTGGCGGCGGCCGGCTGACGGTGCACAAGTGGCCTTACCTGCCAGTCGGCTTCACGAGGAGCAACAAGGAGATTGTGCGAACCATGAACGCGATCCAGCCGATGCTGCAGAGTGCCTTCCACTGCAAGTCGCGGGGTGGAGCCGCCGGCTCGAAGGACGCCAGCTCCTACAACACGGTCAGTGGTCCGCTGACGTGGCGGCAGTTCCACCGGCTGGCGGGTCGCGCCTCCGGGCAGTGTGAACCGCAGCCGATTCCCTCGGTGATCGTCGGCTACGAAAAGGATTGGATTTCCGTGGCGCCCCACTCCATTCACTACTGGGACAAGTTCCTCCTGGAGCCCTACTCCTACGCCCGGGACGTGGTCTACGTGGTGGTGTGTCCGGACAACGATCATGTGGCCAACTCCACGCGGACCTACTTCCGTGAGCTGAGCAGCACCTACGAGATGTGCAAGCTGGGCCGGCACACGCCGATCCGGGGCTGGGACGGAATCCTCCAGGTGGGCGCTGCTAGAAACGCCGCCGCCGCAGACCGGGAAACGACTCCCTTGGACGAGTGGCTGCGGACTCTGGAGCACGCCGCCCTGGCCGAGCAGATCCGCCGATACGCGGTGGCCTTCATCCACCAGTTGGCTCCCTATCTGAGTCGAGTGCCCAACGACAAGACGCTCCTCAATCCCCCGGATGGTACTGGCAACTCTGGCAACACCAAGGGTGGCAGCTCCTCCACGCCCAACTTGTCTACGGCGACGGGCTTGCCTGGCGGAGATTTGTCCACCGACAACATCAAGCTGGAACCGGGAACCGAGCCCGCGCCAGTGGAAGCCAACGTGGAGGTGAAACAGGAGCCGGGAACGGGAAAACCGGGAGCGGCAGGAGCCGACACGAAACCGGCTCTGATCCTGGGCGATCCTCTGGGCGTGGGCGAGACCCTGGAGGACATCAACCCGCCAGCCATCGTCCTCTATGTGGTGAACCCCTTCACCTTTGGCTCCGACAGCTGCGAACTGGAGCGTCTGGCTCTGATCGCCCTGCTGCGGTGCTACGCGGAGCTGCTGAAGGCCGTGCCCGACTCCGTGCGCTCCCAGATGAACATCCAGATCATATCGCTGGAGTCCGTGATGGAGCTGGGACCGTGTGGCAACCGCAAACGCTTCTCGGACGAGATCAAGTGCCTGGCCCTGAATATATTCTCGCAGTGCCGACGCCACCTGGTTCACGCGCAGTCGGTGAAGAGTCTGACGGGCTTTGGCACGGCCGCCAACATGGAGGCATTCCTGAAGACCAAGGACGAACCGAATCGCAGGGCCTACAAGATGTACACCGCTCCGTTCGTTCTGGCGCCGATGCACGAGCGGAACGACAAGACGGACTTCTCCCGATCGGCGGGCAGCATGCACGGCCAGAACGAGCATCGCTACTCGGTGATGTACTGCAACTACTGCCTCAGCGAGGATCAGGCCTGGCTCCTGGCCACGGCCACCGACGAGCGGGGCGAGCTCCTGGAGAAGATCTGCATCAACATCGATGTGCCGAACAGGGCGAGGAGGCGAAAGGCACCGGCACGCTATGTGGCGTTGAAGAAACTGATGGACTTCATCATGGGCCTCATTTCGCAGACGTCCCAGATGTGGCGATTGGTGATCGGACGCATTGGGAGGATCGGGCACAGTGAGCTGAAGTCCTGGAGCTATTTGCTGAGCAAACAGCAGCTGCAGAAGGCCTCCAAGCAGTTCAAGGACATGTGCAAGCAGTGCACCCTCATGTATCCACCGACGATCCTGAGTGCCTGCCTGGTGACCCTCGAGCCGGATGCCAAGCTGCGCGTAATGCCCGACCAGTTTACGCCGGACGAGCGCTTCTCCCAGATCTCCATGCAGAATCCGCTCTCAACGCCGCAGGATGTAACCTGCACCCACATCCTGGTGTTTCCCACAAGCGCCGTATGTGCG CCCTTTACGAGGCAGTTCCAGAACGAACCGCCGGTGGAGGACGACTTCCCCAACTTCGAAGAGGACGACAACGAGGACTTCTGCGAAGCGGACATGAACGATCTCTTCTGGGACA GTCACTTGGACAAAACCTCGAATCACGGCAGTCCCGGACGCATGGATGACAATCGCAGCTGGCAGAGCGCCGGCGGCAACAACTTCAAGTGCACGCCGCCCCAGGAAGTGGAGGAG GTTGGATCACTTAACCAGCAACCGATATCCGTCGGATATATGGTATCGACGGCGCCTACGGGCCGGATGCCCGCCTGGTTTTGGTCAGCCTGTCCGCATCTGGAGGACGTGTGCCCAGTGTTCCTGAAGACCGCTCTCCACCTGCATGTGCCCAGCATTCAGACCACCGACGACATCCTTAACTCGACCAACGCCCATCAGTCGGCCAACGACCATCCGCTGGACTCGATCTTGACGGCGGATGTGCTACGTTTCGTCCTCGAGGGATATAATGCCCTATCGTGGCTGGCCCTCGACTCCAATACTCACGATCGCCTCTCGTGCCTGCCGATCAACGTCCAGACACTGATGGATCTGTACTATCTGACGGCTGCCATAGCCTAA